Proteins from one Camelina sativa cultivar DH55 chromosome 8, Cs, whole genome shotgun sequence genomic window:
- the LOC104709478 gene encoding uncharacterized protein LOC104709478 yields the protein MEAHKFLWQEIKDHHDSPLIQNKHMGKHFHVDVHPMRDFQTVVNLCSLSDVASHVLLFTWCYKRENDLILKKLDRVMANSAWKRSNPHAYIVFNVGGCSDHLNFRIMVKGAQFNFVNLLTKMEEYLPIVGSYWQDTQPLFLSTSSLFRFSKKRKGLESALRSLENHHLGNLVWKSKEAFDSLCKKQHANLANPSPQPMEVENTAFKQWEFLACLEEKYLKQKSKLHWLQVGDRNNKAFPRAATMRAAMNSVKEIQCQDKRVVVKEDEIKVESER from the coding sequence ATGGAGGCTCATAAGTTTTTATGGCAGGAGATCAAAGATCACCATGACTCGCCTCTTATACAAAATAAGCATATGGGGAAGCATTTCCATGTCGATGTTCATCCGATGCGGGATTTCCAAACGGTTGTTAACCTCTGTTCTCTCTCGGATGTGGCCTCTCATGTTCTCCTTTTTACATGGTGTTATAAGAGGGAAAATGATTTGATTCTTAAAAAGCTTGATAGAGTGATGGCGAATTCTGCATGGAAACGATCGAATCCACACGCTTATATCGTGTTTAATGTTGGGGGTTGTTCAGATCATTTGAATTTTCGGATCATGGTGAAGGGAGCACAGTTTAACTTTGTTAATCTGTTGACGAAAATGGAGGAGTATCTACCGATAGTTGGTTCCTATTGGCAGGACACACAACCTCTGTTTTTATCCACTTCCTCTCTTTTCCGCTTTTCTAAGAAGCGTAAAGGCTTAGAATCAGCTCTGCGGTCTTTGGAAAATCATCATTTGGGTAATCTGGTTTGGAAGAGTAAGGAAGCTTTTGATTCGTTGTGCAAAAAGCAACATGCCAACTTGGCTAATCCATCACCACAGCCAATGGAGGTGGAGAACACTGCTTTTAAGCAATGGGAGTTCTTAGCTTGTCTGGAGGAGAAATATCTTAAGCAAAAATCAAAGTTGCATTGGTTGCAAGTGGGTGATAGGAATAACAAAGCTTTCCCTAGAGCGGCTACAATGCGGGCAGCTATGAATTCTGTTAAGGAGATACAATGCCAAGACAAAAGAGTGGTTGTGAAGGAGGATGAAATTAAGGTGGAGTCTGAACGATAA